The proteins below come from a single Juglans regia cultivar Chandler chromosome 12, Walnut 2.0, whole genome shotgun sequence genomic window:
- the LOC108981280 gene encoding auxin-responsive protein SAUR32-like, protein MGSGDQKTLRNFHQNLSQHHLQQHHQGRKQEMRDVPKGCLAIKVGQGEEQQRFVVPVIYFNHPLFMQLLKEAEEEYGFDQKGTITIPCHVEEFRYVQGMIDREKSLHQHHHVIGCFGV, encoded by the coding sequence ATGGGAAGTGGAGACCAGAAAACTCTGAGAAACTTTCACCAAAACCTGTCTCAGCATCATCTTCAGCAGCATCACCAAGGGAGGAAGCAAGAGATGAGAGACGTGCCAAAAGGGTGTTTGGCAATCAAGGTTGGTCAGGGTGAGGAGCAACAGAGATTTGTGGTGCCTGTTATATATTTCAATCACCCACTGTTCATGCAACTCCTGAAGGAGGCTGAGGAAGAGTACGGTTTTGATCAGAAGGGGACAATCACTATCCCTTGCCATGTGGAGGAGTTTAGGTACGTTCAGGGAATGATTGACAGGGAAAAGTCCCTTCATCAGCATCATCATGTAATTGGGTGTTTTGGGGTTTGA